A window from Kovacikia minuta CCNUW1 encodes these proteins:
- a CDS encoding DUF3084 domain-containing protein produces MSTGYILILAVLLLGGFIATLGDRVGTRVGKARLSLFNLRPRKTATLVTILTGTVIAASTLGILFAASEYLRTGVFELDNIQRQLRRNRTQLQETTVQK; encoded by the coding sequence ATGTCCACCGGGTATATCCTGATTTTGGCAGTGCTTTTGCTGGGCGGGTTCATTGCCACCCTTGGCGATCGCGTTGGCACCCGCGTTGGCAAAGCTCGCCTCAGCTTATTCAATCTGCGTCCCCGCAAAACGGCAACCCTCGTCACCATTCTGACTGGAACCGTGATTGCTGCATCGACCTTAGGAATTTTGTTTGCTGCCAGTGAGTATCTGCGTACCGGCGTATTTGAGCTTGATAATATCCAGCGGCAGCTTAGAAGAAACCGGACACAACTTCAGGAAACGACGGTTCAAAAATAG
- a CDS encoding pre-16S rRNA-processing nuclease YqgF, whose translation MYSSSSAASDQPVILGFDPGRRKCGLAVMGVDRTLRYHQVVTTEAAIPTIQTLRQQYPISLLIMGDQTSAKDWKQKLNAETDPLRIVMVDERYSTLEARDRYWQMFPPKGLYGLVPQSLRRIPRPIDDIVAILLIERYLERLVT comes from the coding sequence ATGTACTCCAGTTCTTCTGCTGCATCTGACCAACCTGTCATCCTGGGGTTTGATCCCGGTCGTCGCAAATGCGGTCTGGCGGTCATGGGGGTTGATCGCACCCTCCGCTATCACCAGGTTGTGACAACAGAAGCGGCGATCCCCACAATTCAAACCCTGCGCCAGCAGTACCCCATTTCCCTGCTTATCATGGGTGACCAGACCAGTGCCAAGGATTGGAAGCAAAAGCTGAATGCTGAAACCGATCCGCTTCGCATTGTCATGGTGGATGAGCGCTACAGCACCCTGGAAGCCCGCGATCGCTACTGGCAAATGTTCCCCCCCAAAGGTTTATACGGTCTGGTTCCCCAATCCCTGCGTCGGATACCCCGCCCGATCGATGATATCGTTGCTATTTTATTGATTGAACGCTATTTAGAGCGGTTGGTTACCTGA
- the secG gene encoding preprotein translocase subunit SecG: MTINFIIEAIWALSALGLIVLVLLHSPKGDGLGGLGGQAQLFTSTKSAETALNRATWVLTVLFMGLTVILSANWLPK; this comes from the coding sequence ATGACCATTAATTTTATAATTGAAGCCATCTGGGCGCTATCCGCACTGGGTTTGATTGTTCTGGTTCTGCTCCACAGTCCCAAGGGAGATGGACTGGGTGGGCTGGGTGGACAGGCTCAACTGTTTACCAGTACCAAGAGTGCTGAAACGGCTTTAAACCGGGCGACCTGGGTATTGACGGTTCTGTTTATGGGACTGACGGTGATTTTGAGTGCAAACTGGTTGCCGAAGTAA
- the gpmI gene encoding 2,3-bisphosphoglycerate-independent phosphoglycerate mutase translates to MAQVPVSPVVLVILDGWGYREESDGNAVAAAHTPVMDSLWAAYPHTLIHTSGKAVGLPEGQMGNSEVGHLNIGAGRVVPQELVRISDAIEDGTLLSNSALVKAFQEVKRNGKKLHLVGLCSDGGVHSHLSHLFGLLEMAKDQQLSEVCIHVITDGRDTPPSSGKASVQQLEDFIAKAQIGKIVTISGRYYSMDRDRRWDRVKLAYDVMVQDGEGDGRSALDVLQASYDADIMDEFVLPTRITTGAVEPGDGVIFFNFRPDRARQLTQAFVDPNFQGFERELIQPLTFATFTQYDASLPVLVAFEPQNLNNILGQVIAQHGLRQLRTAETEKYAHVTYFFNGGIEEPFAGEDRELVPSPMVATYDRAPAMSAEKVTEGAISAIQKRIYSLIVLNYANPDMVGHTGKIEPTIQALETVDRCLGELLESISQAGGTAIIIADHGNAELMWDEQGNPWTAHTTNPVPFILVEGEGLKIPGHATEVPLRTDGRLSDIAPTILEILKLPQPPEMTGRSMILPADVEFKPNRTPIRVAR, encoded by the coding sequence ATGGCTCAGGTGCCTGTCTCTCCAGTGGTATTGGTAATTTTGGATGGTTGGGGCTACCGTGAAGAGAGTGACGGCAACGCAGTTGCGGCAGCCCATACTCCTGTAATGGACAGTCTTTGGGCAGCCTATCCCCACACGTTAATTCACACTTCGGGTAAGGCAGTAGGGCTACCTGAAGGGCAGATGGGGAACTCTGAAGTTGGGCACCTCAACATTGGAGCTGGACGGGTCGTTCCCCAGGAACTTGTCAGAATTTCAGACGCGATCGAAGATGGTACGTTGCTCAGTAATTCCGCACTGGTCAAAGCTTTTCAAGAAGTAAAAAGAAACGGTAAGAAGTTACATCTGGTAGGGCTTTGTTCTGATGGCGGCGTTCACTCCCATCTCAGCCATCTGTTTGGGTTGTTAGAGATGGCGAAGGATCAACAGCTTTCTGAAGTGTGCATCCATGTCATTACGGATGGCCGGGATACCCCTCCCAGTTCAGGCAAAGCATCTGTTCAGCAATTGGAAGACTTTATTGCCAAAGCGCAGATCGGGAAAATTGTCACGATTAGCGGTCGCTATTACAGCATGGATCGCGATCGTCGCTGGGATCGGGTTAAGCTTGCCTACGACGTAATGGTTCAGGATGGCGAGGGAGATGGGCGATCGGCTTTAGATGTCCTACAGGCTTCCTATGATGCCGACATTATGGATGAGTTTGTCCTGCCAACCCGGATTACAACAGGAGCCGTAGAACCGGGAGATGGGGTAATCTTTTTCAATTTCCGCCCCGATCGCGCCAGACAGTTGACCCAGGCATTTGTTGATCCAAACTTCCAGGGCTTTGAGCGGGAGTTAATTCAGCCACTCACCTTTGCCACCTTCACCCAGTATGACGCCAGCCTACCCGTCCTGGTCGCCTTTGAGCCGCAAAATCTCAACAACATTCTGGGTCAGGTGATTGCCCAACACGGGTTACGCCAGCTTCGCACTGCCGAAACGGAAAAGTACGCCCATGTCACCTATTTCTTTAACGGTGGCATCGAAGAACCTTTTGCAGGGGAAGACCGGGAACTGGTTCCCAGCCCAATGGTTGCTACCTACGATCGTGCCCCCGCTATGTCAGCGGAGAAAGTCACCGAAGGGGCGATCTCAGCCATTCAAAAGCGGATCTATTCCTTAATTGTGTTGAACTATGCCAACCCAGATATGGTTGGACATACGGGCAAAATCGAACCAACCATTCAAGCCCTGGAGACGGTCGATCGATGTTTAGGGGAACTTTTGGAGAGCATCAGTCAGGCGGGTGGCACTGCCATCATCATTGCCGACCACGGCAACGCTGAACTGATGTGGGACGAGCAAGGCAATCCCTGGACTGCCCACACGACTAATCCCGTTCCCTTCATTTTGGTGGAAGGAGAAGGGTTAAAGATTCCCGGTCATGCCACCGAAGTTCCCCTCCGAACCGACGGACGCCTGTCAGATATTGCCCCCACGATTTTGGAAATCCTGAAACTCCCCCAACCCCCCGAAATGACAGGGCGTTCCATGATTCTCCCCGCCGATGTCGAATTCAAACCCAACCGCACCCCCATCCGGGTTGCCCGCTGA
- a CDS encoding ABC-F family ATP-binding cassette domain-containing protein — MLRLEHVSKTYPTGEVLKDINWEVKPGDRIGLVGVNGAGKSTQLKIISGEIEPTTGEVIRPASLHIAYLTQEFEVDPTRTVREEFWRAFKEANEVHEALTQVHRDMETADPTTLEKLLHQMDRLQRQFEGMDGYGLDARIEKILPEMGFEPEDGDRLVSAFSGGWQMRMSLGKILLQKPDLLLLDEPTNHLDLETIEWLETYLKGLTTPMVIVSHDREFLDRLCTQIVETERGISTTYLGNYSAYLQQKAEQQEAQLSAYERQQKELEKQQAFVDRFRASATRSTQAKSREKQLEKVERIEAPESGLRTLHFRFPPAPRSGREVIIIKDLTHAYDDKILFLGTNLLIERGDRIAFLGPNGAGKSTLLHLMMGMEQPTEGTIQLGDHNVIPGYFEQNQAEALDLDKTVMQTIHDEMPKWTNEEVRTLLGRFLFSGDTVFKKVEALSGGEKARLALAKMLLRPANLLILDEPTNHLDIPAKEMLEEAIQNYDGTVIIVSHDRYFISQVANKIVEIRDGELLLYRGDYHYYLDKIAEEKEKAQLAAIEAEKAAKTAAKRAKQKEKEKTRKSKPGS; from the coding sequence ATGTTGCGGCTGGAACACGTCAGCAAAACCTATCCGACTGGCGAAGTCCTGAAGGACATCAACTGGGAAGTCAAACCGGGCGATCGTATTGGCTTAGTTGGCGTTAATGGGGCTGGAAAATCCACGCAACTCAAAATCATTTCTGGAGAGATTGAACCCACCACAGGGGAAGTAATCCGTCCTGCCAGTCTGCATATTGCTTACCTGACTCAGGAGTTTGAAGTTGATCCCACACGCACGGTACGAGAAGAGTTCTGGCGGGCATTTAAGGAAGCAAATGAGGTTCATGAAGCGCTGACACAGGTTCATCGAGACATGGAAACTGCCGATCCCACAACCCTGGAAAAATTACTGCATCAGATGGATCGATTGCAGCGGCAGTTTGAAGGAATGGATGGTTACGGATTAGACGCTCGGATTGAAAAGATTTTGCCGGAGATGGGGTTTGAACCAGAGGACGGCGATCGTCTGGTGAGTGCCTTTAGTGGCGGCTGGCAAATGCGGATGAGTTTGGGCAAAATCCTACTGCAAAAACCTGATCTACTACTGCTGGACGAACCAACGAACCATCTAGACCTGGAAACAATTGAATGGCTGGAAACCTATCTCAAAGGTTTAACGACTCCAATGGTTATTGTTTCCCACGATCGGGAATTTTTGGATCGCCTTTGTACACAGATCGTGGAAACCGAACGGGGCATTTCCACCACCTATCTGGGTAACTATTCTGCCTACTTACAACAAAAAGCTGAACAGCAGGAAGCCCAACTGAGTGCCTACGAACGCCAACAGAAAGAATTGGAGAAACAACAGGCATTTGTCGATCGCTTCCGTGCCAGCGCTACCCGCAGTACCCAGGCAAAAAGCCGCGAAAAGCAACTCGAAAAGGTCGAACGGATTGAAGCGCCTGAAAGCGGCTTGCGCACGTTGCACTTCCGGTTTCCGCCTGCTCCCCGTAGTGGGAGAGAAGTCATCATCATCAAAGACCTGACCCACGCCTACGACGACAAAATTTTGTTTCTGGGGACAAACCTGTTAATTGAACGGGGCGATCGAATTGCATTCCTGGGTCCGAATGGAGCGGGCAAATCCACCCTCTTGCACCTGATGATGGGAATGGAGCAACCCACGGAAGGCACGATTCAATTAGGAGATCACAATGTGATCCCTGGCTACTTTGAGCAAAACCAGGCAGAAGCACTCGACCTGGACAAAACGGTAATGCAAACCATTCACGATGAAATGCCCAAGTGGACGAATGAAGAGGTTCGTACTTTGCTGGGACGCTTCCTGTTTAGTGGTGATACGGTCTTTAAAAAAGTAGAAGCCCTGAGCGGGGGCGAAAAAGCCCGACTGGCACTGGCAAAGATGCTCCTTCGCCCTGCAAATCTTCTCATTCTGGATGAACCCACCAATCATCTGGATATTCCCGCGAAGGAAATGCTGGAGGAGGCCATCCAAAATTACGATGGAACCGTCATCATCGTCTCCCACGATCGCTATTTTATTTCTCAGGTCGCTAACAAAATTGTGGAAATTCGGGATGGTGAACTGCTCCTCTACCGGGGCGACTACCACTACTACCTCGACAAAATCGCCGAGGAAAAAGAAAAGGCACAGTTAGCTGCGATCGAAGCCGAGAAAGCCGCCAAGACTGCGGCGAAACGTGCCAAACAAAAGGAAAAGGAAAAAACCAGAAAGTCAAAACCTGGCAGTTAA
- a CDS encoding WGxxGxxG family protein has translation MKSFNVSKTIWAGAFAISLATLPLALSASAQTGGSDSTSPSTTTSPGATTSPGTTTAPGTSGTTTAPGDATGGTTTSPGTSGTTTAPGDATGGTTTSPGTSGTTTAPGTSSTTSTPYSSTDTRDDRNDFDWGWLGLLGLAGLAGLRRKPEQREVYRDPNVTTGRSDYR, from the coding sequence ATGAAATCATTCAATGTTTCTAAAACAATTTGGGCGGGTGCTTTTGCAATTAGCTTGGCAACTTTGCCGTTAGCACTATCAGCATCAGCCCAAACTGGAGGAAGCGACAGTACTTCCCCTAGCACAACCACATCCCCCGGTGCCACCACATCTCCAGGGACAACAACTGCCCCTGGCACCTCTGGGACAACAACTGCTCCCGGCGATGCAACGGGCGGCACCACCACTTCTCCGGGTACTTCTGGAACAACGACCGCTCCCGGCGATGCAACGGGCGGCACCACCACTTCTCCGGGTACCTCTGGAACAACGACCGCTCCTGGTACCAGCAGCACCACTTCTACTCCTTACAGTTCAACCGACACAAGAGACGATCGCAACGACTTTGATTGGGGTTGGCTTGGTTTGTTGGGTTTAGCTGGCTTAGCAGGACTGCGCCGTAAGCCAGAACAACGCGAAGTCTATCGCGATCCTAACGTTACAACCGGTCGGAGTGATTATCGGTAG
- a CDS encoding Zn-dependent hydrolase — MTVVPMLVVNGDRLDRSLYQLAEIGKLPNKGVSRVAFSTEDLLARQLVRSWMVEAGMNVRIDAAGNIVGRYAGWRAGAALATGSHIDTVPVAGRYDGCLGVLAGIEMVRVLNENNVRLNHPIEVIVFTDEERSVIGSKAMAGEVKEEPEYYARLDGTPIHPCLEKIGGNWAKIATAKRDRSDIAAFVELHVEQGGVLEHLGKPIGLVEGIVGQYRFAVSIIGRMNHAGTTPMDMRKDALVAAAQMVLAVNKIAVETPGEQVATVGYLNVSPNATNTVPGKVDLRIDLRDLSQAHLEELIWRMKEEFRAIAAATGTEFTLRETLHILPTLSAPPIKDVIQQVCKRLNLDYACLPSRAGHDAQEIGRITDTGMIFVPSQHGISHSEDEYTSPDECTQGANVLLQTFLELDKVYPF, encoded by the coding sequence ATGACTGTCGTTCCAATGCTTGTAGTCAATGGCGATCGCCTCGACCGCAGTTTGTATCAACTTGCAGAAATTGGGAAGCTCCCGAACAAAGGAGTCAGCCGGGTTGCATTTAGCACCGAGGATTTGCTTGCCCGCCAATTGGTGCGATCGTGGATGGTGGAAGCAGGCATGAACGTTCGCATTGATGCAGCCGGAAATATTGTCGGTAGATATGCTGGATGGCGGGCAGGGGCAGCGCTGGCAACTGGCTCCCATATTGACACGGTGCCTGTTGCAGGACGTTACGACGGTTGCCTGGGCGTTTTGGCTGGAATTGAAATGGTGCGTGTGCTGAATGAAAACAACGTGCGTCTGAACCATCCGATCGAGGTGATTGTCTTCACGGATGAAGAACGCTCTGTAATTGGTAGTAAAGCGATGGCGGGGGAAGTGAAGGAAGAACCAGAGTATTACGCTCGCCTGGATGGGACTCCGATTCATCCTTGCCTCGAAAAAATCGGTGGAAATTGGGCAAAAATTGCAACTGCTAAACGCGATCGCTCCGACATTGCTGCATTTGTTGAGTTGCACGTCGAGCAGGGGGGAGTCTTAGAACACCTGGGTAAGCCCATTGGTCTGGTGGAAGGCATCGTGGGGCAATACCGATTTGCGGTAAGTATAATTGGGCGCATGAACCATGCCGGAACCACTCCGATGGATATGCGGAAGGATGCCCTGGTTGCCGCTGCCCAAATGGTTTTAGCGGTTAACAAAATTGCGGTCGAAACGCCTGGTGAGCAGGTAGCGACGGTGGGTTATCTAAATGTTTCACCGAATGCTACCAATACCGTACCTGGCAAGGTAGATCTACGAATTGATCTGCGGGATCTGTCTCAAGCGCATTTAGAAGAACTCATTTGGCGTATGAAGGAAGAATTTAGGGCGATCGCCGCTGCAACCGGAACCGAATTTACCCTGCGCGAAACGCTCCACATCCTGCCGACGCTCTCCGCTCCTCCCATTAAAGATGTGATTCAACAAGTCTGCAAACGGCTGAATCTGGACTATGCCTGTCTGCCGAGCCGCGCTGGGCACGATGCCCAAGAGATTGGACGGATTACGGACACGGGCATGATCTTCGTCCCCAGTCAACATGGGATCAGCCATTCCGAAGACGAATATACCTCTCCAGACGAATGTACACAGGGAGCCAACGTTCTACTGCAAACCTTTTTAGAACTGGATAAGGTCTATCCGTTTTAG
- a CDS encoding restriction endonuclease subunit R: MVTLNAKNLTLEQVHQLLKLEEDSDDLSFTELLALEPLTEFEQQEISQIQNDFRYYLNAGKVAEGQVKLLVLAPLLRLAGFYRPPIQILLEQDIAEITIADEDTTISGRLDLLAINRHKAPYFWVLVIEAKNSQIDSLAGLPQLLTYAFEGLKQQESVWALTTNGVSYRFAYLQSANPSIYQLLPEVNLIDRDRAIQLLQVLKAICQI; the protein is encoded by the coding sequence ATGGTTACTCTAAATGCAAAAAATTTGACCCTGGAGCAGGTTCACCAGTTGTTGAAGCTAGAGGAAGATTCTGATGACCTTTCGTTTACGGAATTGCTAGCGCTGGAGCCATTAACAGAATTCGAGCAGCAGGAGATTAGCCAGATTCAGAATGACTTCCGTTACTACCTGAATGCAGGAAAAGTGGCTGAAGGACAGGTGAAATTGTTGGTGTTGGCTCCATTGTTGCGGTTAGCAGGGTTTTACCGTCCTCCGATTCAAATCCTACTGGAACAGGATATAGCTGAGATTACGATCGCTGACGAAGATACTACCATCAGTGGACGGCTCGATCTGCTGGCAATTAACAGGCACAAAGCTCCCTATTTTTGGGTGCTGGTGATTGAAGCAAAAAACAGCCAGATAGATTCTCTGGCAGGACTCCCCCAACTTCTGACCTATGCGTTTGAAGGGCTAAAACAGCAAGAATCGGTTTGGGCTTTAACAACCAATGGGGTGAGCTACCGATTTGCCTATTTGCAATCGGCAAATCCCTCTATCTATCAACTGCTACCAGAAGTGAATTTGATTGACCGTGATCGTGCCATTCAACTGCTTCAGGTGCTCAAAGCGATTTGTCAGATCTAA
- a CDS encoding cysteine desulfurase family protein yields the protein MQIYLDYSATTPTRPEAIAAMQEVMTAQWGNPSSLHVWGQRAATIVERARVQVARLINAPPESIVFTSGGTEADNLAISGVVRQYNHPQHIIVSSVEHSAIAEPVHWLEQLGWQVTRLPVNRQGRVNPLDLQAALQPNTVLVSIIYGQSEVGTLQPIQTLGTIARNHGALFHTDAVQVAGRLLLDMQQLPVDLLSLSSHKLYGPQGAGALYIRPGVKIAPLLGGGGQESKLRSGTQAVPILAGFGVAAELAAQEMMFETPRLIRLRDRLFALLSETPGLVPTGDRIHRLPHHVSFCVQYADDEVLNGKALVRQMNLAGIGISAGSACHSGKVTPSPILQAMGFSDRVAKSGIRLTLGRDTTEEDIDWTAMVLKQVLERLALKPALSKV from the coding sequence ATGCAAATTTATCTGGATTACAGCGCGACTACGCCCACTCGCCCAGAGGCGATCGCAGCCATGCAGGAGGTGATGACTGCCCAATGGGGCAACCCTTCCAGTCTGCACGTCTGGGGACAACGGGCGGCAACCATTGTTGAACGTGCCAGGGTGCAGGTTGCCCGTTTAATTAATGCGCCACCCGAATCGATCGTCTTCACATCGGGTGGGACTGAAGCCGACAATTTGGCAATTTCAGGTGTGGTTCGCCAGTATAACCACCCCCAACACATCATTGTTTCCAGTGTGGAGCATTCGGCAATTGCAGAACCCGTACATTGGCTGGAGCAGTTGGGCTGGCAGGTTACCCGGTTGCCCGTCAATCGGCAGGGACGGGTGAATCCTCTGGATCTTCAGGCAGCGTTACAACCCAATACGGTACTGGTATCTATCATTTACGGTCAAAGCGAAGTGGGTACGCTTCAACCGATTCAAACCCTGGGGACGATCGCTCGCAACCACGGTGCCCTTTTTCATACAGATGCCGTTCAGGTGGCGGGACGGCTACTGCTGGATATGCAGCAGTTGCCTGTAGATTTGCTTTCCCTCTCCAGTCACAAACTCTACGGTCCTCAAGGGGCAGGGGCACTGTACATCCGTCCAGGGGTAAAAATTGCACCGCTTTTGGGAGGAGGTGGGCAAGAATCGAAGCTGCGCTCCGGGACGCAAGCAGTGCCCATCCTTGCGGGTTTTGGGGTTGCCGCAGAACTAGCTGCCCAGGAAATGATGTTCGAGACTCCCCGGTTAATTCGGCTCCGCGATCGCCTGTTTGCCCTCCTATCGGAAACTCCAGGGCTGGTGCCGACCGGCGATCGTATCCACCGGTTACCCCATCACGTCAGTTTTTGTGTCCAGTATGCCGATGACGAAGTGCTGAACGGCAAAGCCCTGGTGCGTCAAATGAACCTGGCAGGTATTGGTATCAGCGCTGGTTCCGCCTGTCACAGCGGCAAGGTCACGCCCAGCCCCATTTTGCAGGCAATGGGATTTAGCGATCGGGTTGCCAAGTCAGGCATTCGCCTCACCCTGGGACGGGACACGACCGAAGAAGACATCGATTGGACGGCAATGGTGCTGAAGCAAGTCCTGGAAAGATTAGCTCTAAAACCCGCTTTGTCTAAGGTGTGA
- the rpaB gene encoding response regulator transcription factor RpaB, whose product MENHKEKILVVDDEASIRRILETRLSMIGYDVVTAADGEEALDTFRNADPDLVVLDVMMPKLDGYGVCQELRKESDVPIIMLTALGDVADRITGLELGADDYVVKPFSPKELEARIRSVLRRVEKTGTTGIPSSGVIHINSIRIDTNKRQVYKGDERIRLTGMEFSLLELLVSRSGEAFSRSEILQEVWGYTPERHVDTRVVDVHISRLRAKLEDDPSNPELILTARGTGYLFQRIIEPGENEKI is encoded by the coding sequence TTGGAAAATCACAAGGAAAAGATACTCGTCGTTGATGATGAAGCAAGTATCCGTCGGATTCTTGAAACGCGCCTTTCAATGATTGGTTACGATGTGGTAACTGCGGCGGATGGGGAAGAAGCCCTGGATACTTTTCGCAACGCTGACCCCGATCTGGTTGTTTTGGATGTGATGATGCCAAAACTCGATGGGTATGGGGTTTGCCAGGAGCTTCGGAAGGAATCGGATGTTCCAATTATCATGCTGACTGCTTTGGGCGATGTTGCCGATCGCATCACCGGACTGGAGTTAGGAGCGGATGATTATGTTGTGAAGCCCTTCTCTCCCAAAGAACTGGAAGCACGCATCCGCTCTGTTTTGCGGCGGGTAGAAAAGACAGGCACAACTGGAATTCCCAGTTCCGGCGTTATTCATATCAATAGTATCCGGATTGACACCAATAAGCGCCAGGTCTATAAAGGGGACGAGCGTATCCGTCTGACTGGCATGGAGTTTAGCCTGTTGGAACTACTGGTTAGTCGGTCTGGGGAAGCCTTCTCCCGCTCTGAAATTCTCCAGGAAGTCTGGGGCTATACCCCAGAGCGCCATGTGGATACCCGTGTGGTGGATGTTCACATTTCTCGGCTACGCGCCAAGTTGGAAGATGACCCCAGCAATCCAGAACTGATCCTGACTGCACGGGGTACGGGCTATCTGTTCCAGCGCATCATCGAACCAGGCGAAAACGAAAAAATTTAA
- a CDS encoding DUF2141 domain-containing protein: MLINGKGGRVLLEHRYSILRNRVSGEDMQRNLSISQKKPGFCTGVLVTLAGLTFACSAKADFKGNLNVEVDGLQNQKGLLCVKLFSGSQGFPDSNEKAIKRQCVKISDMPMTFSFKNLTSGSYAVAVYHDLNGDGKLNRNSLGMPTEGYGFSNNPAPSRSGPPKFGNCVFLLAGPNTRVNIQMKYSVGS, translated from the coding sequence ATGTTAATCAATGGAAAAGGTGGGCGAGTTCTGCTAGAGCATCGGTACAGTATTTTGAGAAACCGGGTTTCTGGTGAGGATATGCAACGAAACTTGAGCATCTCACAGAAGAAACCCGGTTTCTGTACCGGCGTTCTAGTAACTCTGGCAGGCTTAACCTTTGCGTGCAGCGCCAAAGCAGACTTCAAGGGAAACCTAAACGTTGAAGTGGATGGGTTACAAAACCAGAAAGGACTACTCTGCGTCAAATTATTCTCTGGCAGCCAGGGTTTCCCCGATAGCAACGAGAAAGCCATCAAACGGCAGTGCGTCAAAATCAGCGACATGCCCATGACCTTTTCCTTCAAAAATTTGACATCCGGCAGCTATGCGGTAGCGGTTTACCATGACCTAAACGGTGATGGCAAACTCAACCGCAACTCCCTTGGCATGCCCACCGAAGGCTATGGTTTTTCCAATAATCCCGCCCCCTCCCGCTCCGGGCCTCCTAAATTTGGCAACTGCGTTTTTCTTCTGGCTGGCCCAAATACCAGGGTCAACATCCAGATGAAGTACTCGGTTGGGAGTTAA
- a CDS encoding creatininase family protein, translating into MQLHLSTWIEVEAYLKESKGIIFPIGSTEQHGPTGLIGTDAICAEAIARGVGEATHALVGPTINVGMALHHTAFPGSVSLRPSTLILVIRDYVTSLAKVGFTRFFFINGHGGNVATLRAAFAEVYATLADLNFPQADQVQCQVSNWYMGSSVYKLAKELYGDQEGSHATPSEVALTQYVYPEAIKQAPLNPEVSQDHRIYGAIDFRRRYPDGRMGSNPALATPEHGKQFYEAAVKELSSTYLEFVTHR; encoded by the coding sequence ATGCAACTGCATTTAAGTACCTGGATTGAGGTCGAAGCCTATTTAAAGGAATCGAAAGGGATTATTTTCCCGATCGGCTCGACAGAACAACACGGACCCACTGGCTTGATTGGAACGGATGCGATCTGTGCCGAAGCGATCGCCCGTGGGGTGGGAGAAGCCACCCATGCGCTAGTTGGTCCCACCATAAATGTTGGCATGGCACTACACCATACCGCCTTTCCAGGCAGTGTCAGCCTGCGCCCCAGTACATTAATTCTAGTGATCCGGGACTACGTGACTAGTCTGGCAAAGGTCGGATTCACCCGATTTTTCTTTATTAATGGGCACGGGGGCAATGTCGCAACCCTCAGAGCTGCCTTTGCCGAAGTCTACGCAACTCTGGCTGATTTGAATTTCCCCCAGGCAGATCAGGTGCAGTGCCAGGTCAGTAATTGGTACATGGGTAGCTCAGTCTACAAGCTGGCAAAGGAACTCTACGGAGACCAGGAAGGCTCCCACGCCACCCCCAGTGAGGTCGCGTTGACCCAATATGTTTATCCAGAAGCCATTAAGCAGGCACCCCTGAACCCAGAAGTTTCCCAAGACCACCGGATTTATGGGGCGATCGACTTTCGGCGGCGCTACCCGGATGGACGCATGGGTTCCAATCCAGCATTAGCAACTCCAGAACACGGTAAACAGTTTTATGAAGCAGCGGTAAAGGAACTGAGCAGTACCTATCTGGAGTTTGTGACCCATCGTTAA
- a CDS encoding DUF6679 family protein, producing MLHRKIYQLCCDGREVWIFLRDQQRWIERARILDIEGDLVTLRYETEEEEENCSWEEMVRLESIGAVTQKLASVPKGNIEPMVSEECPEAEQIPNNRFPDPNLD from the coding sequence ATGCTACACCGCAAGATCTATCAACTGTGCTGCGACGGTCGCGAAGTCTGGATCTTTCTGCGGGACCAGCAGCGCTGGATAGAGCGGGCAAGAATCCTAGATATTGAAGGTGACCTGGTTACCCTACGTTACGAAACCGAAGAAGAAGAGGAAAACTGCTCCTGGGAGGAAATGGTTCGTCTGGAAAGTATTGGCGCAGTAACTCAGAAACTTGCTTCCGTTCCAAAGGGAAATATCGAACCGATGGTATCTGAGGAATGCCCCGAAGCTGAGCAGATTCCTAACAATCGCTTTCCTGACCCTAATTTAGATTAA